One window from the genome of Acanthochromis polyacanthus isolate Apoly-LR-REF ecotype Palm Island chromosome 21, KAUST_Apoly_ChrSc, whole genome shotgun sequence encodes:
- the raver1 gene encoding ribonucleoprotein PTB-binding 1 isoform X1 translates to MAAAVSVSTAAIDETTDTGPSFASCPLNENHDLATDQVNWVPGDRRYAELLHGEEDVTPGRECQRRVDEDLTSLSPEEIESRLERTRREFYNRRKIIIKNLPSDVSNQEVHELLGSYDLKYCFVDKYKGTAFVTLLNGEQAQCAIKEFHQHALRDREITVQLQPTDALLCIANLPRAFSQQQFEELVRPFGNLERCFLVYSASTGHSKGYGFVEYMKKDSAARAKSELLGKQLGSRMLYVHWTEVGSLTYPLLHSKCLCVDRLPPSLLTAQDLRTALADTHTPAFCQLAQGQDGSFRRFAVLEFATAEMAEEAQRLTDGRLLGGTHIRVSFCAPGPPGRSMLAALIAAQTMAVNRGKGLLPDPTAMQILTGLNNPATLKMLLSPLSQGHKQGILGAAPTMPLLANPALSAALLQLLLQNQAKAQQQAGLIGENPLAALPVQQGVHLLGDLPQVGGVVPGLGLQTDPLPPLKSMPLGRALAREQESPTSAGSFPQTSSPTLPGISMPLLGGMMGADALAAQGVSILGDPPKDANLPQSAFLNVNNVFPSGGNCRPHPYRKRPTLTNVSNQHAHQSIPPNYSLRYQDSYSPEYPPLHQDPLAHLYEQQENLDDGALAGFGQQLSRYPEYSERFPLYSYPSSPPLPSYFSSGPEGSSNRNLPTTQLNRAVGMPPVSHTTDFPPGLGNVMKTPIGSHKRVFSRLIPSPEPSPEGGYVGQHSQGLGGHYADSYLKRKRIF, encoded by the exons ATGGCGGCCGCCGTGTCTGTTAGCACAGCTGCCATAGATGAAACGACAGACACAGGGCCCAGTTTCGCCTCTTGTCCACTAAATGAAAATCACGACCTCGCCACGGATCAAGTAAACTGGGTGCCCGGAGATCGCCGTTATGCCGAACTCCTCCACGGAGAAGAGGACGTTACTCCGGGACGCGAGTGTCAGAGAAGGGTCGACGAGGACTTGACATCGCTGAGCCCTGAGGAGATTGAGAGCCGCTTGGAGAGAACCCGCCGGGAGTTTTACAACCGCAGAAAAATTATCATAAAAAACCTACCCTCCGACGTTAGCAACCAG GAGGTCCATGAGCTGTTGGGCAGCTATGACTTGAAGTACTGCTTTGTTGACAAGTACAAGGGCACAG CATTTGTGACACTACTGAATGGGGAACAGGCGCAGTGTGCCATCAAAGAGTTCCACCAGCATGCGCTACGGGACAGGGAGATCACCGTGCAGCTGCAGCCGACAGACGCTCTGCTGTGCATCGCCAACCTGCCCCGCGCTTTCAGCCAGCAGCAGTTTGAAGAGTTGGTGCGACCATTCGGCAACCTGGAGCGTTGCTTTCTGGTTTACAGCGCCTCCACCGGCCATTCCAAGGGCTACGGCTTTGTGGAGTACATGAAGAAGGACTCGGCAGCCAGGGCCAAGTCGGAGCTCTTAGGGAAGCAGCTGGGCTCCCGCATGTTGTACGTCCACTGGACTGAGGTGGGCTCCCTCACTTACCCACTGCTGCACTCCAAATGCCTGTGTGTGGACCGCCTGCCCCCCAGTCTGCTGACAGCCCAAGACCTTCGCACTGCCTTGGCTGACACCCATACACCGGCCTTCTGCCAG TTGGCTCAGGGACAAGACGGAAGTTTCCGGCGTTTTGCAGTCTTGGAGTTTGCCACTGCAGAAATGGCCGAGGAGGCACAGCGACTCACAGATGGCCGGCTGCTGGGCGGGACGCACATCAGGGTGTCCTTCTGTGCCCCGGGCCCTCCTGGGAGAAGCATGTTGGCTGCTCTGATCGCCGCACAAACCATG GCTGTAAACAGAGGTAAAGGTCTCCTCCCTGATCCCACAGCCATGCAGATCCTCACAGGCCTCAACAACCCCGCCACCCTTAAAATGCTGCTCAGTCCTCTGTCACAGGGACACAAACAAG GTATCCTCGGAGCAGCCCCTACAATGCCGCTGCTGGCCAACCCCGCTCTCTCCGCTGCCCTGCTCCAGTTGCTCCTGCAGAACCAGGCCAAGGCCCAGCAG CAGGCTGGACTCATCGGGGAGAATCCTCTGGCTGCTCTGCCTGTCCAGCAGGGTGTCCATCTGCTCGGAGACCTGCCCCAAG TAGGTGGTGTAGTCCCAGGTCTGGGTCTGCAGACGGATCCCCTGCCCCCCTTAAAGTCAATGCCACTTGGTAGAGCCCTGGCAAGGGAGCAAGAGTCCCCCACATCAGCGGGTTCCTTCCCCCAAACTTCCTCTCCCACCCTACCGGGCATCTCTATGCCCCTGTTGGGGGGCATGATGGGGGCAGACGCCCTCGCAGCACAAGGG GTATCCATACTTGGAGATCCTCCAAAAGATGCAAATCTTCCCCAGAGTGCTTTCCTCAATGTCAACAATGTTTTCCCCTCAG GAGGAAACTGCAGACCTCACCCCTATAGGAAGAGGCCAACGCTGACTAATGTGTCCAACCAGCACGCACACCAGAGCATACCGCCAAATTACAGCCTGCGTTACCAGGATTCCTACAGCCCTGAGTATCCTCCTCTACACCAG GATCCCCTGGCCCACTTATACGAACAGCAGGAGAATCTTGATGACGGAGCTTTGGCTGGATTCGGTCAGCAG CTCTCCCGTTACCCTGAATACAGTGAGCGGTTTCCCCTCTACAGTTACCCTTCCAGCCCACCCCTGCCTTCATATTTCAGCTCAGGGCCCGAGGGCTCCAGTAACAGGAACCTCCCGACCACACAGCTCAACAGG GCTGTGGGGATGCCTCCTGTGAGCCACACCACCGACTTCCCGCCAGGCCTGGGGAATGTTATGAAG ACTCCCATTGGTAGCCACAAGCGAGTCTTCTCCCGGCTGATCCCGTCCCCGGAGCCGAGCCCTGAGGGCGGCTACGTGGGCCAGCACTCCCAAGGCCTCGGTGGTCACTATGCAGACTCCTACCTTAAGCGTAAGCGTATATTCTAA
- the raver1 gene encoding ribonucleoprotein PTB-binding 1 isoform X3, whose product MAAAVSVSTAAIDETTDTGPSFASCPLNENHDLATDQVNWVPGDRRYAELLHGEEDVTPGRECQRRVDEDLTSLSPEEIESRLERTRREFYNRRKIIIKNLPSDVSNQEVHELLGSYDLKYCFVDKYKGTAFVTLLNGEQAQCAIKEFHQHALRDREITVQLQPTDALLCIANLPRAFSQQQFEELVRPFGNLERCFLVYSASTGHSKGYGFVEYMKKDSAARAKSELLGKQLGSRMLYVHWTEVGSLTYPLLHSKCLCVDRLPPSLLTAQDLRTALADTHTPAFCQLAQGQDGSFRRFAVLEFATAEMAEEAQRLTDGRLLGGTHIRVSFCAPGPPGRSMLAALIAAQTMAVNRGKGLLPDPTAMQILTGLNNPATLKMLLSPLSQGHKQGILGAAPTMPLLANPALSAALLQLLLQNQAKAQQAGLIGENPLAALPVQQGVHLLGDLPQGGVVPGLGLQTDPLPPLKSMPLGRALAREQESPTSAGSFPQTSSPTLPGISMPLLGGMMGADALAAQGVSILGDPPKDANLPQSAFLNVNNVFPSGGNCRPHPYRKRPTLTNVSNQHAHQSIPPNYSLRYQDSYSPEYPPLHQDPLAHLYEQQENLDDGALAGFGQQLSRYPEYSERFPLYSYPSSPPLPSYFSSGPEGSSNRNLPTTQLNRAVGMPPVSHTTDFPPGLGNVMKTPIGSHKRVFSRLIPSPEPSPEGGYVGQHSQGLGGHYADSYLKRKRIF is encoded by the exons ATGGCGGCCGCCGTGTCTGTTAGCACAGCTGCCATAGATGAAACGACAGACACAGGGCCCAGTTTCGCCTCTTGTCCACTAAATGAAAATCACGACCTCGCCACGGATCAAGTAAACTGGGTGCCCGGAGATCGCCGTTATGCCGAACTCCTCCACGGAGAAGAGGACGTTACTCCGGGACGCGAGTGTCAGAGAAGGGTCGACGAGGACTTGACATCGCTGAGCCCTGAGGAGATTGAGAGCCGCTTGGAGAGAACCCGCCGGGAGTTTTACAACCGCAGAAAAATTATCATAAAAAACCTACCCTCCGACGTTAGCAACCAG GAGGTCCATGAGCTGTTGGGCAGCTATGACTTGAAGTACTGCTTTGTTGACAAGTACAAGGGCACAG CATTTGTGACACTACTGAATGGGGAACAGGCGCAGTGTGCCATCAAAGAGTTCCACCAGCATGCGCTACGGGACAGGGAGATCACCGTGCAGCTGCAGCCGACAGACGCTCTGCTGTGCATCGCCAACCTGCCCCGCGCTTTCAGCCAGCAGCAGTTTGAAGAGTTGGTGCGACCATTCGGCAACCTGGAGCGTTGCTTTCTGGTTTACAGCGCCTCCACCGGCCATTCCAAGGGCTACGGCTTTGTGGAGTACATGAAGAAGGACTCGGCAGCCAGGGCCAAGTCGGAGCTCTTAGGGAAGCAGCTGGGCTCCCGCATGTTGTACGTCCACTGGACTGAGGTGGGCTCCCTCACTTACCCACTGCTGCACTCCAAATGCCTGTGTGTGGACCGCCTGCCCCCCAGTCTGCTGACAGCCCAAGACCTTCGCACTGCCTTGGCTGACACCCATACACCGGCCTTCTGCCAG TTGGCTCAGGGACAAGACGGAAGTTTCCGGCGTTTTGCAGTCTTGGAGTTTGCCACTGCAGAAATGGCCGAGGAGGCACAGCGACTCACAGATGGCCGGCTGCTGGGCGGGACGCACATCAGGGTGTCCTTCTGTGCCCCGGGCCCTCCTGGGAGAAGCATGTTGGCTGCTCTGATCGCCGCACAAACCATG GCTGTAAACAGAGGTAAAGGTCTCCTCCCTGATCCCACAGCCATGCAGATCCTCACAGGCCTCAACAACCCCGCCACCCTTAAAATGCTGCTCAGTCCTCTGTCACAGGGACACAAACAAG GTATCCTCGGAGCAGCCCCTACAATGCCGCTGCTGGCCAACCCCGCTCTCTCCGCTGCCCTGCTCCAGTTGCTCCTGCAGAACCAGGCCAAGGCCCAGCAG GCTGGACTCATCGGGGAGAATCCTCTGGCTGCTCTGCCTGTCCAGCAGGGTGTCCATCTGCTCGGAGACCTGCCCCAAG GTGGTGTAGTCCCAGGTCTGGGTCTGCAGACGGATCCCCTGCCCCCCTTAAAGTCAATGCCACTTGGTAGAGCCCTGGCAAGGGAGCAAGAGTCCCCCACATCAGCGGGTTCCTTCCCCCAAACTTCCTCTCCCACCCTACCGGGCATCTCTATGCCCCTGTTGGGGGGCATGATGGGGGCAGACGCCCTCGCAGCACAAGGG GTATCCATACTTGGAGATCCTCCAAAAGATGCAAATCTTCCCCAGAGTGCTTTCCTCAATGTCAACAATGTTTTCCCCTCAG GAGGAAACTGCAGACCTCACCCCTATAGGAAGAGGCCAACGCTGACTAATGTGTCCAACCAGCACGCACACCAGAGCATACCGCCAAATTACAGCCTGCGTTACCAGGATTCCTACAGCCCTGAGTATCCTCCTCTACACCAG GATCCCCTGGCCCACTTATACGAACAGCAGGAGAATCTTGATGACGGAGCTTTGGCTGGATTCGGTCAGCAG CTCTCCCGTTACCCTGAATACAGTGAGCGGTTTCCCCTCTACAGTTACCCTTCCAGCCCACCCCTGCCTTCATATTTCAGCTCAGGGCCCGAGGGCTCCAGTAACAGGAACCTCCCGACCACACAGCTCAACAGG GCTGTGGGGATGCCTCCTGTGAGCCACACCACCGACTTCCCGCCAGGCCTGGGGAATGTTATGAAG ACTCCCATTGGTAGCCACAAGCGAGTCTTCTCCCGGCTGATCCCGTCCCCGGAGCCGAGCCCTGAGGGCGGCTACGTGGGCCAGCACTCCCAAGGCCTCGGTGGTCACTATGCAGACTCCTACCTTAAGCGTAAGCGTATATTCTAA
- the raver1 gene encoding ribonucleoprotein PTB-binding 1 isoform X2 — protein sequence MAAAVSVSTAAIDETTDTGPSFASCPLNENHDLATDQVNWVPGDRRYAELLHGEEDVTPGRECQRRVDEDLTSLSPEEIESRLERTRREFYNRRKIIIKNLPSDVSNQEVHELLGSYDLKYCFVDKYKGTAFVTLLNGEQAQCAIKEFHQHALRDREITVQLQPTDALLCIANLPRAFSQQQFEELVRPFGNLERCFLVYSASTGHSKGYGFVEYMKKDSAARAKSELLGKQLGSRMLYVHWTEVGSLTYPLLHSKCLCVDRLPPSLLTAQDLRTALADTHTPAFCQLAQGQDGSFRRFAVLEFATAEMAEEAQRLTDGRLLGGTHIRVSFCAPGPPGRSMLAALIAAQTMAVNRGKGLLPDPTAMQILTGLNNPATLKMLLSPLSQGHKQGILGAAPTMPLLANPALSAALLQLLLQNQAKAQQQAGLIGENPLAALPVQQGVHLLGDLPQGGVVPGLGLQTDPLPPLKSMPLGRALAREQESPTSAGSFPQTSSPTLPGISMPLLGGMMGADALAAQGVSILGDPPKDANLPQSAFLNVNNVFPSGGNCRPHPYRKRPTLTNVSNQHAHQSIPPNYSLRYQDSYSPEYPPLHQDPLAHLYEQQENLDDGALAGFGQQLSRYPEYSERFPLYSYPSSPPLPSYFSSGPEGSSNRNLPTTQLNRAVGMPPVSHTTDFPPGLGNVMKTPIGSHKRVFSRLIPSPEPSPEGGYVGQHSQGLGGHYADSYLKRKRIF from the exons ATGGCGGCCGCCGTGTCTGTTAGCACAGCTGCCATAGATGAAACGACAGACACAGGGCCCAGTTTCGCCTCTTGTCCACTAAATGAAAATCACGACCTCGCCACGGATCAAGTAAACTGGGTGCCCGGAGATCGCCGTTATGCCGAACTCCTCCACGGAGAAGAGGACGTTACTCCGGGACGCGAGTGTCAGAGAAGGGTCGACGAGGACTTGACATCGCTGAGCCCTGAGGAGATTGAGAGCCGCTTGGAGAGAACCCGCCGGGAGTTTTACAACCGCAGAAAAATTATCATAAAAAACCTACCCTCCGACGTTAGCAACCAG GAGGTCCATGAGCTGTTGGGCAGCTATGACTTGAAGTACTGCTTTGTTGACAAGTACAAGGGCACAG CATTTGTGACACTACTGAATGGGGAACAGGCGCAGTGTGCCATCAAAGAGTTCCACCAGCATGCGCTACGGGACAGGGAGATCACCGTGCAGCTGCAGCCGACAGACGCTCTGCTGTGCATCGCCAACCTGCCCCGCGCTTTCAGCCAGCAGCAGTTTGAAGAGTTGGTGCGACCATTCGGCAACCTGGAGCGTTGCTTTCTGGTTTACAGCGCCTCCACCGGCCATTCCAAGGGCTACGGCTTTGTGGAGTACATGAAGAAGGACTCGGCAGCCAGGGCCAAGTCGGAGCTCTTAGGGAAGCAGCTGGGCTCCCGCATGTTGTACGTCCACTGGACTGAGGTGGGCTCCCTCACTTACCCACTGCTGCACTCCAAATGCCTGTGTGTGGACCGCCTGCCCCCCAGTCTGCTGACAGCCCAAGACCTTCGCACTGCCTTGGCTGACACCCATACACCGGCCTTCTGCCAG TTGGCTCAGGGACAAGACGGAAGTTTCCGGCGTTTTGCAGTCTTGGAGTTTGCCACTGCAGAAATGGCCGAGGAGGCACAGCGACTCACAGATGGCCGGCTGCTGGGCGGGACGCACATCAGGGTGTCCTTCTGTGCCCCGGGCCCTCCTGGGAGAAGCATGTTGGCTGCTCTGATCGCCGCACAAACCATG GCTGTAAACAGAGGTAAAGGTCTCCTCCCTGATCCCACAGCCATGCAGATCCTCACAGGCCTCAACAACCCCGCCACCCTTAAAATGCTGCTCAGTCCTCTGTCACAGGGACACAAACAAG GTATCCTCGGAGCAGCCCCTACAATGCCGCTGCTGGCCAACCCCGCTCTCTCCGCTGCCCTGCTCCAGTTGCTCCTGCAGAACCAGGCCAAGGCCCAGCAG CAGGCTGGACTCATCGGGGAGAATCCTCTGGCTGCTCTGCCTGTCCAGCAGGGTGTCCATCTGCTCGGAGACCTGCCCCAAG GTGGTGTAGTCCCAGGTCTGGGTCTGCAGACGGATCCCCTGCCCCCCTTAAAGTCAATGCCACTTGGTAGAGCCCTGGCAAGGGAGCAAGAGTCCCCCACATCAGCGGGTTCCTTCCCCCAAACTTCCTCTCCCACCCTACCGGGCATCTCTATGCCCCTGTTGGGGGGCATGATGGGGGCAGACGCCCTCGCAGCACAAGGG GTATCCATACTTGGAGATCCTCCAAAAGATGCAAATCTTCCCCAGAGTGCTTTCCTCAATGTCAACAATGTTTTCCCCTCAG GAGGAAACTGCAGACCTCACCCCTATAGGAAGAGGCCAACGCTGACTAATGTGTCCAACCAGCACGCACACCAGAGCATACCGCCAAATTACAGCCTGCGTTACCAGGATTCCTACAGCCCTGAGTATCCTCCTCTACACCAG GATCCCCTGGCCCACTTATACGAACAGCAGGAGAATCTTGATGACGGAGCTTTGGCTGGATTCGGTCAGCAG CTCTCCCGTTACCCTGAATACAGTGAGCGGTTTCCCCTCTACAGTTACCCTTCCAGCCCACCCCTGCCTTCATATTTCAGCTCAGGGCCCGAGGGCTCCAGTAACAGGAACCTCCCGACCACACAGCTCAACAGG GCTGTGGGGATGCCTCCTGTGAGCCACACCACCGACTTCCCGCCAGGCCTGGGGAATGTTATGAAG ACTCCCATTGGTAGCCACAAGCGAGTCTTCTCCCGGCTGATCCCGTCCCCGGAGCCGAGCCCTGAGGGCGGCTACGTGGGCCAGCACTCCCAAGGCCTCGGTGGTCACTATGCAGACTCCTACCTTAAGCGTAAGCGTATATTCTAA
- the raver1 gene encoding ribonucleoprotein PTB-binding 1 isoform X4 — protein sequence MAAAVSVSTAAIDETTDTGPSFASCPLNENHDLATDQVNWVPGDRRYAELLHGEEDVTPGRECQRRVDEDLTSLSPEEIESRLERTRREFYNRRKIIIKNLPSDVSNQEVHELLGSYDLKYCFVDKYKGTAFVTLLNGEQAQCAIKEFHQHALRDREITVQLQPTDALLCIANLPRAFSQQQFEELVRPFGNLERCFLVYSASTGHSKGYGFVEYMKKDSAARAKSELLGKQLGSRMLYVHWTEVGSLTYPLLHSKCLCVDRLPPSLLTAQDLRTALADTHTPAFCQLAQGQDGSFRRFAVLEFATAEMAEEAQRLTDGRLLGGTHIRVSFCAPGPPGRSMLAALIAAQTMAVNRGKGLLPDPTAMQILTGLNNPATLKMLLSPLSQGHKQGILGAAPTMPLLANPALSAALLQLLLQNQAKAQQQAFLGNHLLWAQVLHNKENPLVPCAGLIGENPLAALPVQQGVHLLGDLPQGGVVPGLGLQTDPLPPLKSMPLGRALAREQESPTSAGSFPQTSSPTLPGISMPLLGGMMGADALAAQGVSILGDPPKDANLPQSAFLNVNNVFPSGGNCRPHPYRKRPTLTNVSNQHAHQSIPPNYSLRYQDSYSPEYPPLHQDPLAHLYEQQENLDDGALAGFGQQLSRYPEYSERFPLYSYPSSPPLPSYFSSGPEGSSNRNLPTTQLNRAVGMPPVSHTTDFPPGLGNVMKTPIGSHKRVFSRLIPSPEPSPEGGYVGQHSQGLGGHYADSYLKRKRIF from the exons ATGGCGGCCGCCGTGTCTGTTAGCACAGCTGCCATAGATGAAACGACAGACACAGGGCCCAGTTTCGCCTCTTGTCCACTAAATGAAAATCACGACCTCGCCACGGATCAAGTAAACTGGGTGCCCGGAGATCGCCGTTATGCCGAACTCCTCCACGGAGAAGAGGACGTTACTCCGGGACGCGAGTGTCAGAGAAGGGTCGACGAGGACTTGACATCGCTGAGCCCTGAGGAGATTGAGAGCCGCTTGGAGAGAACCCGCCGGGAGTTTTACAACCGCAGAAAAATTATCATAAAAAACCTACCCTCCGACGTTAGCAACCAG GAGGTCCATGAGCTGTTGGGCAGCTATGACTTGAAGTACTGCTTTGTTGACAAGTACAAGGGCACAG CATTTGTGACACTACTGAATGGGGAACAGGCGCAGTGTGCCATCAAAGAGTTCCACCAGCATGCGCTACGGGACAGGGAGATCACCGTGCAGCTGCAGCCGACAGACGCTCTGCTGTGCATCGCCAACCTGCCCCGCGCTTTCAGCCAGCAGCAGTTTGAAGAGTTGGTGCGACCATTCGGCAACCTGGAGCGTTGCTTTCTGGTTTACAGCGCCTCCACCGGCCATTCCAAGGGCTACGGCTTTGTGGAGTACATGAAGAAGGACTCGGCAGCCAGGGCCAAGTCGGAGCTCTTAGGGAAGCAGCTGGGCTCCCGCATGTTGTACGTCCACTGGACTGAGGTGGGCTCCCTCACTTACCCACTGCTGCACTCCAAATGCCTGTGTGTGGACCGCCTGCCCCCCAGTCTGCTGACAGCCCAAGACCTTCGCACTGCCTTGGCTGACACCCATACACCGGCCTTCTGCCAG TTGGCTCAGGGACAAGACGGAAGTTTCCGGCGTTTTGCAGTCTTGGAGTTTGCCACTGCAGAAATGGCCGAGGAGGCACAGCGACTCACAGATGGCCGGCTGCTGGGCGGGACGCACATCAGGGTGTCCTTCTGTGCCCCGGGCCCTCCTGGGAGAAGCATGTTGGCTGCTCTGATCGCCGCACAAACCATG GCTGTAAACAGAGGTAAAGGTCTCCTCCCTGATCCCACAGCCATGCAGATCCTCACAGGCCTCAACAACCCCGCCACCCTTAAAATGCTGCTCAGTCCTCTGTCACAGGGACACAAACAAG GTATCCTCGGAGCAGCCCCTACAATGCCGCTGCTGGCCAACCCCGCTCTCTCCGCTGCCCTGCTCCAGTTGCTCCTGCAGAACCAGGCCAAGGCCCAGCAG CAAGCCTTTCTGGGAAATCATCTTCTGTGGGCTCAGGTGCTGCACAATAAAGAAAACCCTCTCGTGCCTTGT GCTGGACTCATCGGGGAGAATCCTCTGGCTGCTCTGCCTGTCCAGCAGGGTGTCCATCTGCTCGGAGACCTGCCCCAAG GTGGTGTAGTCCCAGGTCTGGGTCTGCAGACGGATCCCCTGCCCCCCTTAAAGTCAATGCCACTTGGTAGAGCCCTGGCAAGGGAGCAAGAGTCCCCCACATCAGCGGGTTCCTTCCCCCAAACTTCCTCTCCCACCCTACCGGGCATCTCTATGCCCCTGTTGGGGGGCATGATGGGGGCAGACGCCCTCGCAGCACAAGGG GTATCCATACTTGGAGATCCTCCAAAAGATGCAAATCTTCCCCAGAGTGCTTTCCTCAATGTCAACAATGTTTTCCCCTCAG GAGGAAACTGCAGACCTCACCCCTATAGGAAGAGGCCAACGCTGACTAATGTGTCCAACCAGCACGCACACCAGAGCATACCGCCAAATTACAGCCTGCGTTACCAGGATTCCTACAGCCCTGAGTATCCTCCTCTACACCAG GATCCCCTGGCCCACTTATACGAACAGCAGGAGAATCTTGATGACGGAGCTTTGGCTGGATTCGGTCAGCAG CTCTCCCGTTACCCTGAATACAGTGAGCGGTTTCCCCTCTACAGTTACCCTTCCAGCCCACCCCTGCCTTCATATTTCAGCTCAGGGCCCGAGGGCTCCAGTAACAGGAACCTCCCGACCACACAGCTCAACAGG GCTGTGGGGATGCCTCCTGTGAGCCACACCACCGACTTCCCGCCAGGCCTGGGGAATGTTATGAAG ACTCCCATTGGTAGCCACAAGCGAGTCTTCTCCCGGCTGATCCCGTCCCCGGAGCCGAGCCCTGAGGGCGGCTACGTGGGCCAGCACTCCCAAGGCCTCGGTGGTCACTATGCAGACTCCTACCTTAAGCGTAAGCGTATATTCTAA